GGGTGGTGGCGCGGGCCTGGCTTGCCCGGGGGATCTGATCGCGACGCAAGCGGCGTTCGATCACGCCCTGGCCCTGGCACCGCGTGATGCCGCCACGCTGGTGGATATGGGGCGTTTCCGGCTGGCGGTCGGGGATCAGGGGGGCGCGATCATGGCGGCCGATGGTGCGTTGACGCTGGCCCCCGCCGATCCTGAAGCGCTGACCCTGCGCGGCGTCCTGATCCGCGACCAATATGGGCTGGTGGCAGCCTTGCCCTGGTTTGAAAAGGCGTTGCAGGCCAATCGGGATTCAATCCCTGCGCTGACCGAATATGCCGCGACCCTGGCCGATACCGGCCGGGCCAGCGCGATGCTGAGCGTCACGCGCCGCATTTTGGCGCTGGAGCCGGGCAATGCGCGCGCCTGGTTCATGCAGGCGGTGATGGCCGCGCGCGCGGGCAAGGCCGACCTCGCCCGCGCGCTGCTGGTGCGGACCAATGGGCGGCTGGACCGTGAACCCGCGACACTGCTGCTGCGGGGAGTATTGCATCTGTCCGATGGCAATGCCGTGCTGGCGGCCGAGGTGCTGGGGCCACTGGTTGCGGCGCAGCCGGACAATCGCGTTGCCCGCACTTTGCTGGGGCGAGCCCGCTATCTGAGCGCCGATTATAGCGGGACGGTTGCGGTGCTGGCACCGCTGGTTGCTCGGGAAGATGCCGATTCCTATGCGCTGACCCTGGCTGGTCGCGCGCAGGAAGCGCTGGGCGATCCTCTCGCTGCGCAGGATCTGCTTGCGCGTGCGGCTGCGCCTGGGCGCGCTGCCGCCGATTTTTTCGCGGCGCCGCAGGATGATGCGCGCGCCTATGGGCCAGCACCGGCCAGCGCCGCGACCGCATTCGATAATATTCCCTATATCCGGGCCTTGTTGCGGACCGGCCGGATGCACGAGGCGGTGGAGCGGGCGCAATTGCTCAGCCGCGCCAATCCCGGAGCGCCGGCGGCCCAGATCGTTCTGGGCGACGCGCTGGGCGTGGCCGGGCGGCCTGCCGACGCGGTGCGGGCCTATGAGGTCGCCGCCAACATCCGCTTCGATCGGGCGGTGGCGCTGCGCCTGGCCGGTGCCTGGAGCCGGGCTGGCGATCCAGCCCGGGCGGTGCAGGTGATACGCCTGTTCCTGTCGCAGAATCCGATGGATGTGGAGGCGCAACGCCTGTCGGCCGCAGCGTCGATGCAGGCGCGTGACTGGCGTGGCGCGCTGCGCATGTTGCAGGCGATCCAGGCGCAGACGGGGGGCAATGACGCGCTGCTGATGGCCGATCTTGCCCGTACCAGCCTGGAAAGCGGCGATCTGGCGCGGGCGCAGGCCTATGCCGCCCAGGCCTATCGGCTGATGCCGGCCAGTCCGGTTACCGCCGACATCTATGGCTGGACCCTGTTGCGCAGCGGCGCCAAGGGGCAGGGGCCTGTCGATCTGCTGGAAAAGGCGGCGATGCTGGCCCCCGGTCAGCCATCGGTGCAATGGCACCTGGGCCAGGCCTATGCCGCGGCTGGACGCAAGGCGGCGGCGAAGCGCGCGCTCGCCTTTGCAGCGGCGTCCAACTTCCCCGACCGGCAACAGGCGGCCAAGGCCCTCGCAGCGCTGTAGAAAATGCGCGGTTGGTGACAGCGAAATTGACAGGGGCAAGGGCTTTTGGCGCTTGACTCATTTTGATATTTAGCTAAATATCATATCATGAGCCAGGTCTTCAAAGCC
The sequence above is drawn from the Sphingobium sp. AP49 genome and encodes:
- a CDS encoding tetratricopeptide repeat protein, which produces MDMGRFRLAVGDQGGAIMAADGALTLAPADPEALTLRGVLIRDQYGLVAALPWFEKALQANRDSIPALTEYAATLADTGRASAMLSVTRRILALEPGNARAWFMQAVMAARAGKADLARALLVRTNGRLDREPATLLLRGVLHLSDGNAVLAAEVLGPLVAAQPDNRVARTLLGRARYLSADYSGTVAVLAPLVAREDADSYALTLAGRAQEALGDPLAAQDLLARAAAPGRAAADFFAAPQDDARAYGPAPASAATAFDNIPYIRALLRTGRMHEAVERAQLLSRANPGAPAAQIVLGDALGVAGRPADAVRAYEVAANIRFDRAVALRLAGAWSRAGDPARAVQVIRLFLSQNPMDVEAQRLSAAASMQARDWRGALRMLQAIQAQTGGNDALLMADLARTSLESGDLARAQAYAAQAYRLMPASPVTADIYGWTLLRSGAKGQGPVDLLEKAAMLAPGQPSVQWHLGQAYAAAGRKAAAKRALAFAAASNFPDRQQAAKALAAL